A window from Candidatus Paceibacterota bacterium encodes these proteins:
- a CDS encoding DUF5309 family protein, translated as MAIGYITYDDAARMEDLVPIVTNISPKETPLLSGLGEGAKATNTLHEYLTDTFAAAADNANAEMSAFTVGDHTGPSRANNITQIFLENIQVSRTQMLINSGEGSPFEYQIKKYLTKHAKDVELALMAGSKASGASATARRLAGVIANISTNKTARNSGDSLSETVFNDIIAMIKGSTDEVADEIYVGTTLKRDISGFTGGATKNVDVTDKRLVSAVNVYEGDFGIHKIFWHRNLSNAANAKELVAIRNEYWKISWLDKTHMEKLPIESIDRRRAQAVSELTLEARGEASSAYYSGFTG; from the coding sequence ATGGCTATAGGATATATAACATACGATGACGCCGCTCGAATGGAAGACCTTGTGCCGATCGTAACGAATATCTCTCCCAAAGAGACTCCGCTGCTGTCGGGACTTGGAGAGGGAGCAAAGGCGACCAACACGCTGCATGAGTATCTCACTGATACCTTTGCGGCCGCCGCCGATAACGCCAACGCCGAGATGAGCGCATTCACCGTCGGAGATCATACGGGACCGTCCCGCGCTAACAACATCACTCAGATTTTCTTGGAGAACATCCAGGTATCGAGGACTCAGATGTTGATTAACAGCGGGGAGGGCAGTCCGTTCGAGTATCAGATTAAGAAATATCTCACGAAGCATGCTAAGGATGTTGAACTCGCCTTAATGGCAGGCTCAAAAGCATCCGGCGCTTCGGCCACCGCTCGAAGACTTGCTGGCGTTATCGCCAACATCTCGACGAACAAGACCGCGAGAAATTCAGGAGATAGTCTATCTGAAACCGTGTTCAATGACATCATCGCGATGATCAAGGGATCGACCGATGAAGTGGCTGACGAGATATATGTCGGAACTACTCTCAAGAGGGATATTTCCGGCTTTACCGGCGGAGCCACCAAAAATGTCGATGTAACGGACAAGAGACTTGTCAGCGCGGTGAATGTGTATGAAGGAGATTTTGGAATACACAAGATCTTCTGGCACAGGAATTTATCTAATGCCGCTAATGCAAAAGAATTGGTTGCTATCCGCAATGAATACTGGAAGATTAGCTGGCTTGACAAAACTCATATGGAAAAACTCCCCATCGAGTCTATTGACAGACGAAGAGCGCAGGCAGTGTCAGAGCTTACTCTCGAAGCGAGAGGCGAAGCGTCAAGTGCGTACTATTCCGGATTCACGGGTTAA